GGAAAGACAGCGTTCGTACTTTCTCTCGCACGTAATGCGGCTATTGACCACGGAAAATCGATCGGTTTCTTCTCTCTGGAAATGTCTACTCAGCAATTGGTTCTTCGTCTTATTTGCGCGGAAGCGCGCGTTGATGCGCAGAGCGTTCGCACAGGCAGATTGCCGGAAGAACAATGGCGTAACTTGAGCACTCGTATTGGAAAACTCTATAACGCAAAAATTTTTATTGATGATACTCCCGCTCTTTCCATTCTTGAACTTCGCGCAAAAGCGCGCCGGTTAAAAGCGGAACACGATATTAGCATGATCATTATCGATTATTTACAATTGATGGCAGGGCCGAAAAACGCCCAAAGCCGCGAGCAGGAAATTTCGCAAATCTCGCGGTCTTTAAAAGCGCTTGCTAAAGAAATTAATATTCCTGTTGTTGCACTATCGCAACTAAATCGTGCAGTCGAAACGTCATCCGATAAACGGCCAATGCTTTCCAACTTACGCGAATCGGGCGCTATCGAGCAGGATGCGGACGTTGTGCTCTTTATTCATCGCCCGGAAAAATTCGGATTAACACGCGATGACGGCTCATCCGCGGAAGGTATTGCTGAAATCATTATCGGCAAGCAGCGTAACGGACCGACAGGCGAAGTGGAATTGGCATTCGTCAATCAATATGCGCGATTTGAGAATCTCGCTCTTCCAACGTTTGATGATTATGCTCCTCCGGTCAGTAATGAACCGGCATTTTAAGAAAACTCTTTCATCATTGTCATTCTGAATCCCGCTCATAATTTTTACTAAATGCGGGATGAAGAATCTGAGCAAGTTTCTCTCAGATTCTTCCGTCTCGCTACGCTCGACGTCAGAATGACAAGCACTTCAATGGAATATTTATAGGGGTCTTTTATGAATCGACGAAACTTCATCGCATCATCCTCGCTCGCAGCCATTGCTACTTCACTTCCGACATCATTATTCGGAGCCTTTATGCAAGATCTTACGGACGAACAGATTTGCAAAATGAAATTCGATTTTGCCGTTGCACAATCATTGGCAGGCAAGCCGATCGGCGATGTAATGGTTGAAATCGGAAAATCATTCATCGGTACCGATTATCTTGCCCACTCGCTGGAAGATGAAGCAGAAGAAAAATTAGTGGTGAACCTCCGCGCATTGGATTGCGTCACCTTCTACGAAAACTGCGTTACCCTCGCTCGCTGCATTAAGATGAAAAAGACAACATTCGAAGATTATATGGCACAGTTGCAGTTTCTCCGCTACCGCGAAGGAAAAATTGACGGATACACAAGCCGTTTACACTATACAAGCGATTATTGGTTCAACGGAGAGAAAAAAGGAATCATGAAAGTTGTCACCAAGGATATTTTTGGCGAAAAGAATGTCGTTGAAATTCCGAAGCCGATTAATTTTATGACAAAGCATCGCGAAAGTTACAAAAACCTCGCAACAGATGATGATAACCTGAAGATTATTAAACAACAAGAAGATGTGATCAACGCACGAAAAGATTATTTTTTACCAAAGGGTAACGTACACATGTACGCTGACAAAGTGAACCATGGTGATCTGATCGGTATTACAACAAACATCACCGGGATGGATATTGCTCACACTGGTGTTGCGGTAAAGATTGACGGCAAACTCCACTTTATGCACGCTCCGATCACCGGTTCGAAAGTCCAGATCACCGAGAAACCGTTACACGATTATCTTGCAAAGAACAGCAAACAGACAGGGATTATTGTGGCGAGAGTGAATGAAGTGTAAGTATTTTTGACTTTCGATAATTGAGTGTTTACTTTTGAGGGATGATTGTGAGGAGAAAATAGCGATGAAATATAAATCAGTAAATATTGATCCGGAAATTCTCGGCGGGACACCTGTATTTATGGGAACCCGTGTTCCCATTCAAACACTGTTCGATTACTGGGAAGGGGGCGACACATTGGAAGAATTTTTGGATGATTTCCCTTCCGTTGCAAAAGTGCAGGCTATTGAAGTATTAGAAATGGCAAAACAGACGCTCACCACCGAAAAAGTTTTGCATGAAAATTTTACTTGACGAGAACCTTCCCCGAAAACTCACTATTGACTTCGGCGCCGGTTTTGAAGTCCACACTGTCCGTGATATGGGATGGAACGGAAAGAAAAACGGAGAATTGCTTTCACTCCTAGCCGCAAACAACTTTGATATTTTTATCACGCTCGATAAGAACCTTCGGCACCAACAACATCTAACCAAATATAACATCACTGTTTTTCTTTTGTATTCGGTCAACAATAGACTCGGCACGCTTCAATCGCTCATCAAGAAAGTTGCTCTGATCTTAGAAAAAAATAATTTTGACAAATTTAACGAAGTTAGATAAAAGACATCAAACGGAGATTATGGCGAAGCCATCCCCCTTGGGGTTGTGGCAAGAGTGACAGAAGTATTGTAATAGACCGCCCAATGTTTAGGGTTATGTAATTCTCGTTCCCAAACTCCCCGCCTCAAATACTCCGACGGGCAACTGTTTGGGAACGTTTGTTTTAAACCGTATAAAAATAGCGTCTATGATGGACTGGAACTATGCAAGACGAAATTAATCTTTGAAGTAAAGACTTTCCAAATCTTAAAGATTTGGAAAGTCTGTTGTGATGGTTGCCTCTTACCTTCAATTTTTGTACCCTTTCTCCATTCATTCATCTTCTTAGAGAAAAAATGTTCACACGATATTCTGTTGCTCTCCTCCTTGTATCATCATTCCTATTTGGACAAGAAAATAATTCATCCATACGCATTAATGCAGACAGTACCGCCGCTGCATTGTATGCTGAAGGAAACTATTGGAAACTGATGGAGATCTCCAAGCAATACAATATTGATTCTCTGTCAGCAAAGTTCCTCTTCTCTCTCGGCATGAGCTACGCTGCTCTCAGCGAACCGCTTCGCGCGCAAGATTTTTTGAAGCGTGCCATCGCACTCGATTCATCCAAATTGCAGTACCGCTATCAATATGCGCGGCTCCTTTCACAGTCCGGATTGTTTGACGATGCTATTGATCAACTGACACAATGTATTGCCATAGACAGTACGTATATTCCCGCCCGCTTCCAGTTGGGATTAACCTACGCTGCAAAGAAAAAATACCCGGAAAAAGAGATCGCGATTTTTTCTTCTCTGATCGATCGCAATCCGCGAGATTTTTTAAGTCTCTATTATGTCTCGGAAGCTTTAAAACGTTTGAACGAACCCGATTCTGCCTATTTCTTTCTCCGTTTGTCGTTGTCAACAAATCCGCGTTATTATCCGGCACTGATTAGCATTTCCAACTATCTCAGCGCAAAAAAAAGATATGCGTATGCCCTGCCGTACTATTTATTAGCGGATTCACTTCGGGGAGATAACAAAGATCTGAAATTCCAGATTGGTGAGTGCTATCGAAAATTGGAAATGCTTTCGGATGCCAAAATGTACTTTAAACGAGCCATCGCTTTGGATACCACCAATGCTTTGTATTATGCACAATTAGCATATGCCTATTACTCTGCCGGACAATACGACTCTTCGGCAGAGACCTATCAACTTGCCATCCTTAATGATGATGAGAATCCGCAGTATTACAGAAACCTGGCGCTTGTGTATAAAAAGATGGAGATGCCGGAATTAGTGATCCATGCGTACAATAATGCGGTGCGCGTAATGCATCCGGAAATTATCGCCTATACTTACAACGACATTGCGGCATACCATCTTGAAAAGACGCAATGGAGAAAAGCTATTGCAGCCTATCAGCGTGCCTTGGATGTAAATCCGGATCTCATCGATCCGTACTATTTTATGGGAACGGCGTATTTGAATCTGTCGGAACACCAGACAGCGATTCAAATGTATACCACATTCCTCCAAAAGACAGAGAACAATCCGGCAAAAAAGGGAGAGCGGTTCACAGCGGAAAAGATGATTGAATATCTAAAGAAAGCAAAAAAGAAAAAATAAAGAATCTGGATTCTCCAAAGGAGTCCTTTAGACCAGTTTTCCGCCTCAAAGTAAATTACGGCGGACAGGTCGCCGGAATAACGAATAATCTCTCCCTAAGGATGAACATTTTCCCCTTTTTACCGTATCTTACGCTATGTTTAGAAAGCAAACCAAGAATATCACCGATCTCTTCAACAATCTTCAGAGCGACCTCACGACATCAAAGGCGTACCATTCTTTTCGAAAAAGCTCAAAAGAGGTAACCGAGTTTTATCTCACCGACGAACAACACGAACGGCTGAAGCACATGAAGCATATCAAACGTTCGATGTATCTATTCGGCTGGATTTTGCGGGCAATGTTTCAAAAGCTTTCCCCTGCAAGACAAATAATGTTCATTATTGGAATAGTTTTTCTTGTGAGAGTGCAAGCTTCGTTCGGTGGTAGAAATTCCGTCAGCCTCGATTTTAATGCTATCTTTGGGGGAGGTTTGCTTGTGCTGGTGATTCTGCTGGAGTTGAAGGATAAACTTCTTGCTCACGATGAGCTGGAAGCGGGAAGAAAAATCCAGGAGTCGTTGATGCCCGAACGAATGCCAAAAGTAAAGGGATGGAATTTGTGGTTGTACACTCGCTCGGCAAATGAAGTCTGCGGCGATCTGGTTGATTTTTTAAAATCGGATTCAGAACGATTCAGTATTGTCATGGCGGATGTTGCGGGAAAAGGATTGCACGCTGCACTGATCACAGCTAAGCTTCAGGCAACAATCCGTGCACTTGCCGGAGAGATCCATTCCCTTCCGGAACTGATTGGAAAAATCAATTCCATTGTCCATCGCGATAGTCCTTCGCATATTTTTTCGTCGCTTATCTATGCAGAATGTTCAGAACAAAACGGAACAATCACATTTGTCAACGCAGGACACTTTCCCGCACTGATCGTCCGTGGGTCGACAACAAAAGAATGTGTGAAAGGTGATGCCGCACTCGGTCTCGCTCGGACGATTACTTTCACAGAACAGAGAGCTGATCTCAACGCCGGTGATCGTTTCATTCTCTATTCAGACGGATTAACCGAAGCGAAAAATGAAACGGGAGAATTTTTCGGCAAAGACCGATTGATTAATCTTCTTTCCACAGTGAGTGGTACCCCGGAACAGATTGGAGCAGCTATCTTACGCGATGTTGACCGTTTCATCGGCACTTCTACTCCGTTTGACGATCTTTCGATTATTATAGCGCAAAAACTGTAATTCTCATCTCCGATTCTTCCTCATTTTTGATTATCTTCTTCTATCATGATTCATCCGGCAGAAAAAGGAATACGTTCCGCAATCATCGGCATTATTGTTAATGCCGCACTGGCATTGATTAAAGGAATCGCCGGCTTCTTCGGCAATTCATATGCATTAATTGCCGATGCAATCGAGTCTGCTTCGGATGTTGTTAGCTCTTTGATTGTTGTGAGTGGACTTCGGATTGCTTTAAAACCGAGGGATAAGAACCATCCGTACGGTCATGGTAAAGCAGAACCGATTGCCGCAATGGTCGTTGCCCTCTCATTGTTTGCTGCGGCTGTCACCATCATTACCCAAAGCATTCACGAAATCATTACTCCTCATCATGCTCCCGCTTCTTTTACACTGATTGTTTTGATTGTAGTTGTTATTACAAAAGAATCATTGTTTCGTTTTGTTTTTCGTGTAGCGGAAGATGTGCAAAGCACCGTTGTAAAAACCGATGCGTGGCATCATCGTAGTGATGCGATTACTTCTATGGCTGCATTTATCGGTATCTCTATTGCATTACTCGGCGGCGAAGGATTTGAGAGTGCCGACGATTGGGCTGCATTATTTGCTTCGGCCATTATTATGTTCAACGCACACGCACTTTTTCGTCCGGCACTGGATGAAGTAATGGATGCTGCTCCACCGCCGCAAATTGAAGAACAGGTGCGAGCAACAGCTCGGTCAGTCGCTGGCGTTATTAAACTTGAAAAATGTTATGTGCGAAAAATGGGGTTGGACTACTTCGTTGACCTGCATGTTGTTGTGGACGGCAGTCTAACAGTCCGCGAAGGACATTTGATTGGACATAATGTTAAAGATGCCGTTTGCACTACAAATTCCCGCATTGTGGATATGATGATCCATATCGAACCGGAATCGTTTCTGAATGTTCCTGTTCGCAGATCGAATTGAATATCATTTGGTAAAGAGGTAATTTATATTGTTCGAATTCATCTTATCATCGTGGGGAAATGATATATGAGCTGGCAGTTTTCTCTGTTTGGAAACATTTTTCTCGGCGCCACTTTTTTGGCTGCCGTTGTCACCTATAAAGCGTGGCGGCGTTCTTTTCCGGGAGATTCTTTTTTCGTTTTTTTCATGGCATCCGCAACCGTCTGGGCGTTTACCAGCGCATTGGAGTGGTATGTTACACTGTCGAATGAAAAAGCATTCTGGTCACAGATCAGTTATTTAGGCATCGTCAATGTCGCTCCGGCATGGTTCTCCTTTTCTCTTGCGTACTGCGGTTATGCAACAATTCTCACGAAAAGAAATGTGATACTGTTTTGGATTATTCCTGTTGTAACGCTCCTTCTTGCATTAAGTAATTCCTTTCACGGGTTA
The Bacteroidota bacterium DNA segment above includes these coding regions:
- the dnaB gene encoding replicative DNA helicase, which gives rise to MADQNIEQSSGRVPPQAMDVEMSVLGAMLMEKEAISHSLEILDEDAFYKPAHVEIFKAIISLFEKNEAADSITVVEELRRAGKLDSVGGPLYISDLTMRVTSAANVEYHAKIVLEKALLRNLISTSTEITSRAFNEQDDALDLLDEAENKIFQISEKRMKKTFVPMKEAVFSTMEMLESIHGKHSGVTGVPSGFTALDAMTGGFQNSDMIIVAARPSMGKTAFVLSLARNAAIDHGKSIGFFSLEMSTQQLVLRLICAEARVDAQSVRTGRLPEEQWRNLSTRIGKLYNAKIFIDDTPALSILELRAKARRLKAEHDISMIIIDYLQLMAGPKNAQSREQEISQISRSLKALAKEINIPVVALSQLNRAVETSSDKRPMLSNLRESGAIEQDADVVLFIHRPEKFGLTRDDGSSAEGIAEIIIGKQRNGPTGEVELAFVNQYARFENLALPTFDDYAPPVSNEPAF
- a CDS encoding N-acetylmuramoyl-L-alanine amidase-like domain-containing protein, with translation MNRRNFIASSSLAAIATSLPTSLFGAFMQDLTDEQICKMKFDFAVAQSLAGKPIGDVMVEIGKSFIGTDYLAHSLEDEAEEKLVVNLRALDCVTFYENCVTLARCIKMKKTTFEDYMAQLQFLRYREGKIDGYTSRLHYTSDYWFNGEKKGIMKVVTKDIFGEKNVVEIPKPINFMTKHRESYKNLATDDDNLKIIKQQEDVINARKDYFLPKGNVHMYADKVNHGDLIGITTNITGMDIAHTGVAVKIDGKLHFMHAPITGSKVQITEKPLHDYLAKNSKQTGIIVARVNEV
- a CDS encoding DUF433 domain-containing protein; translation: MKYKSVNIDPEILGGTPVFMGTRVPIQTLFDYWEGGDTLEEFLDDFPSVAKVQAIEVLEMAKQTLTTEKVLHENFT
- a CDS encoding DUF5615 family PIN-like protein is translated as MKILLDENLPRKLTIDFGAGFEVHTVRDMGWNGKKNGELLSLLAANNFDIFITLDKNLRHQQHLTKYNITVFLLYSVNNRLGTLQSLIKKVALILEKNNFDKFNEVR
- a CDS encoding tetratricopeptide repeat protein, yielding MFTRYSVALLLVSSFLFGQENNSSIRINADSTAAALYAEGNYWKLMEISKQYNIDSLSAKFLFSLGMSYAALSEPLRAQDFLKRAIALDSSKLQYRYQYARLLSQSGLFDDAIDQLTQCIAIDSTYIPARFQLGLTYAAKKKYPEKEIAIFSSLIDRNPRDFLSLYYVSEALKRLNEPDSAYFFLRLSLSTNPRYYPALISISNYLSAKKRYAYALPYYLLADSLRGDNKDLKFQIGECYRKLEMLSDAKMYFKRAIALDTTNALYYAQLAYAYYSAGQYDSSAETYQLAILNDDENPQYYRNLALVYKKMEMPELVIHAYNNAVRVMHPEIIAYTYNDIAAYHLEKTQWRKAIAAYQRALDVNPDLIDPYYFMGTAYLNLSEHQTAIQMYTTFLQKTENNPAKKGERFTAEKMIEYLKKAKKKK
- a CDS encoding PP2C family protein-serine/threonine phosphatase is translated as MFRKQTKNITDLFNNLQSDLTTSKAYHSFRKSSKEVTEFYLTDEQHERLKHMKHIKRSMYLFGWILRAMFQKLSPARQIMFIIGIVFLVRVQASFGGRNSVSLDFNAIFGGGLLVLVILLELKDKLLAHDELEAGRKIQESLMPERMPKVKGWNLWLYTRSANEVCGDLVDFLKSDSERFSIVMADVAGKGLHAALITAKLQATIRALAGEIHSLPELIGKINSIVHRDSPSHIFSSLIYAECSEQNGTITFVNAGHFPALIVRGSTTKECVKGDAALGLARTITFTEQRADLNAGDRFILYSDGLTEAKNETGEFFGKDRLINLLSTVSGTPEQIGAAILRDVDRFIGTSTPFDDLSIIIAQKL
- a CDS encoding cation diffusion facilitator family transporter; this translates as MIHPAEKGIRSAIIGIIVNAALALIKGIAGFFGNSYALIADAIESASDVVSSLIVVSGLRIALKPRDKNHPYGHGKAEPIAAMVVALSLFAAAVTIITQSIHEIITPHHAPASFTLIVLIVVVITKESLFRFVFRVAEDVQSTVVKTDAWHHRSDAITSMAAFIGISIALLGGEGFESADDWAALFASAIIMFNAHALFRPALDEVMDAAPPPQIEEQVRATARSVAGVIKLEKCYVRKMGLDYFVDLHVVVDGSLTVREGHLIGHNVKDAVCTTNSRIVDMMIHIEPESFLNVPVRRSN